In Streptomyces sp. NBC_00433, a single genomic region encodes these proteins:
- a CDS encoding maleylpyruvate isomerase family mycothiol-dependent enzyme — MTVQRPDPERDAADVAEATGQLLDAVAGLSAEDLAGPSLLPGWTRGHVLSHVARNADALVNLLTWAETGEETPMYADAATRDRDIEAGAARPPAEQLDDLRESADRLAAAVGALPPAAWAAQVAMRSGRVIAAAEIPWRRLIEVRLHHVDLGTGHTADDLPAGFADRELSWIIGDLTAHEGVAPVRLRDTGSDLSWDLGAAEQPELTVSGPTRALLAWVSGRGRGDGLDVSPEGRPLPVLPPLG; from the coding sequence GTGACCGTCCAACGACCCGACCCCGAGCGCGATGCGGCCGACGTGGCGGAGGCGACCGGGCAGCTGCTCGACGCCGTGGCCGGGCTGTCCGCGGAGGACCTGGCGGGACCCTCCCTGCTGCCCGGCTGGACCCGCGGCCACGTGCTGTCCCACGTCGCCCGCAATGCCGACGCGCTGGTGAACCTGCTGACCTGGGCGGAGACCGGCGAGGAGACCCCGATGTACGCCGACGCGGCCACCCGCGACCGCGACATCGAGGCCGGCGCCGCCAGGCCGCCGGCCGAGCAGCTCGACGACCTGCGGGAGTCCGCGGACCGTCTCGCCGCGGCCGTCGGCGCGCTGCCGCCCGCGGCCTGGGCGGCCCAGGTCGCGATGCGCTCGGGGCGGGTGATCGCGGCCGCCGAGATCCCCTGGCGGCGGCTGATCGAGGTGCGGCTGCACCACGTCGACCTCGGCACCGGCCACACCGCGGACGACCTGCCGGCCGGCTTCGCGGACCGCGAGCTGTCCTGGATCATCGGCGACCTGACCGCCCACGAGGGCGTGGCACCCGTACGGCTGCGCGACACCGGCTCCGACCTCTCCTGGGACCTGGGGGCCGCCGAGCAGCCCGAGCTGACCGTGTCGGGCCCGACCCGCGCCCTGCTGGCCTGGGTCAGCGGCCGCGGCCGGGGCGACGGGCTCGACGTGAGCCCGGAAGGACGCCCGCTGCCGGTGCTGCCGCCGCTAGGCTGA